AGCCCCtagagagatttaaaaaaaaaaaagtgctgtagcaataaaaataaaaaccttcagAATACTATTTCCAACTGTTCTTATATAgtacttgaaaaaaatgaactgtgTACTGagacaacatgtttacaacccGAGCATGCCATTCAGCTAACAGATCATTTATTGCATGTTGGAGGTTTGTGGAAACATGAGTCACCACTCAAACAGAGCAAGCCTTCCTATAGTTAATGGGTATGAATGTGAACAATAGACAGGCTTGCCATGTGCCAGTTTGTAGTACATGGAGTACAATCTTGAGATCAACAAGTGACTAGTTTGAACTGGCTTTAAAAACGGTCCCTCTTGCAAACACAAGCACATCAACTCTCACCTCTAACTACATGATGTTATGTCCACACCCTCCTTGAAACCGGATCCATCAACGTTGGTGTGATGCAGAAATTCTTTTCCATCTCTACAGCTGACTGGGAGTCACCCAGCTGCACTGTTCAACACACACTATGGActactatacagtatgtgtgtattaatgtgctTCCTCAGTTTTGTAAGATAATGACTATTCACAAATTTAATACATGTCTTGATACTATAAAGTTTCTTTTGTGTGCAAAAACATAGTATTAATTACAGACAACTAACATAATGCCAGAATATTTTCAGAATGCAGCAATTTGGCTCAAGCTGAAAGACTGATGAATGTTTGTAATCACACCAACTACAAACTGAGTTAACTAACTGTTGTCTCAAACGTGTCCATAAGGGATCTTATATACACAGGTGTGTGTCTTAAATCACATCAAATCAACTGAATTTGTCACATGTGGACTCcaatagtaaataaatacatttacaaaataatctaaaaagTTGTTTTCACTGTTGTTATGTGTTATTGTGTATAGAATCGTGCTAAAAAAGTTGATTACAtccatttttaatgaaatatataacACAATCAAATGTGCAAGAAGTgaaggggtctgaatactttccAAGCCGCTGTTGTAACTTAAGAAGTTTAACTAATGAtgtgacatttcaaaaacaaaaccaccTGTTACCATtcctaaaaaaagaaacacttgaaaataatttttggtcAGCACAGATACCTGATCTCCTTCTGTAAAGGAAGGGGTTAATACTCGGGGCAGAGGAGGAATGTTTTGTTCCTGTACTAAAACGACTACAGCTGACCTTTGGTTACATCATGTTCTTGTTCTCTCACATCTCCGGGTCAACCGGGTCCTGATGAACACAGATTCTTCTTTGTTTAATGTCTTAGTTGTCATTGAAATCTCAAGCGACGAATTAATCCAATAGGATCCCATTTAACAAACAGCTAAAACTAAAAGGATATTACTATGACCAAGATATTCAGGTACCCAGTGAGAGGGGAGTGAAAAGTAAAGAGGGGGAGgaagtgtgagtgagtgtgaatgtCAGACGTAGAGAGTTGGTGACAAATACTCACAGGGTCACTGCAGGACTGAGAGAAAGACGGAGCTAAGCGTATGGCTCTCATAGATGCCTCCAGTTGGTGAGAGGGAAGGAAGAAATTAGGAACCTCCGCAGGGACCGAGCTTAATGtggaatgttaaaaaaaaaaacagatgatggGATCCGACAAGTTGATCAAAGATTCATGAGACAGGTTGAAACTGGCAAccactataaaaaaaataacacaaaaatgtcaataaaacttagtttttatgacttttatgACTACACCCCTTGTACAGCATGTGGCTACCTGCAGCCTTTCATGCCATTATAAAAGCATGTCAAATACCACGTTAATTTTGGAGCAGCCAATGTTTGAATAGGGAAGAGATGCGACATAGGCAAATGTATCCAATTAACTGGAGACTGGGAATGTATCATCCTTTGTCACAGCATGTCATTCTGTCAAATCTGTCCCTGAAGCGATATGAAGCAATCATCAAGTCAGTCACTCTTTGAAGAAGGTATGGATAAGATCTTTTTTCAAACTAAGTTCAGTTgttctttatttaaaatacatgaaacaaatataTTACTATCATCTACATCCCATGTTTTAGGGAGCCCAGTGTGCCATCCTGAGCTACTGGTTTTAAACAAGATAATTCTCCCACTGAACTAGTTTTGTCATGAATCTTTGATCTTACTTGGCCTTCAAAATCAAATACAGTAAGAGCCaggaaagacaataaaaaaacaatgattaagGATACAGTTGGAGTCTTGTGTCTTGATTTTCCAGGGAACATGAAGCATCATGGGTGAATGTGCCACGCTCCGGTGTGGGTGATGAACCTGTATCACCTGACCACATGTTGGACTCTTCTACTTGTCCCTCATCTGGGGCTTGTAGTGTCCTGTCaccgtctctctctgtgtctgaaGCGTCACCTGCTGATCCATTAAAACTGTCAGTTTGATGGTGTTCTCTTTCCTCTTGTCTTGAACATCTGTGTTTCCCACCGGATTGCTGAGCGTGCAGATTTACATTCTGCGATGTTAACTGACTCTTGTCCTCCTCGTCTTGACTCAGGTCCGGCTCCTCTGGTGCCTCCATGCTCTCCAGAGAAACCAGGTCGGGGTCTGACATAATGCTGGTCCAAGGACTGGTTTTGTCTGTTAAAGAAGTTACCTCATTTAAAGTCCTCGGCTTCAGCACAACCTCTTCGtaatcttcctcctcctctccatcatcatcatcccttCTGCAGCTTGatccatcttcatcatcatcatcatctattCCTTCTCCATTTTCATCCTCCGACACAGTGGCTGGGCAGTGTTGgttgtctttttcttcctcgGCCTCAGAGTCCGTATGCTCCTCAGACATTTTTGGAAGTGGTGACATCAGCGGAGACAAGTCTTCATGGGATGAATTTGAAGCTCTGCGTGGACTGGAGATAATCTCAGGGATAGTGTGAGGGTCGTTGTGTCCAACAGGGGAAGTTGTTGAGCTGCTCTGGGGCTTGGAGGGAATCGTTTCCAGGTGTTGACTTTGTATACCTAAGTGAGGGGGACAGTgtggatattttttttactgctcttagatcatgtaaatgttttatcataCCATTTTTGATTCTCTCTCAACTCTCAAGCACTAAAATCAGATACTTCAGGTATCATTAGTATGTTTTCTTCTATATTCATTCACTTTAAGAGTTATGTTATTAGGTAATGATTTTAAACCAAAACTTAGGAAAAGGAGAGGCTGTCTGGAGCCTGCAAATTTCAGTGTGCAgacagtctctctttctccttgttgctgctttttgtcCTGCAAAAAACACCTGGATGTGCACACTTATCCACCTTTATTGCTTAAAACTTGACACTGTTGGTTGTGACCTGTTTACTTAAATGTGCAAAATTAAACTAACAACTGCTGTACAATAACTTCATATAACAGGAGTACTTTCAGAGTGACAGTGATGCAATGTTGACTTCATTCCATTTGCTGACATTTCAGCACCACTTAGCTTTCTACAGAGCACTGAAGAAGTCAAAAGACACCGGGGTACCTCCTTTTATGGTTAAAGTGTGACTAGTAAACTAGTACAAAGTTTACCTGCCAAGAATGATTTTTAAAGGGTTAAACAACGACTGGACATTTTAAATAGAAATGTGTCATTCATCTTACATGTTTCTAATGCTAATATTTACCTGCATTTGGCATTTGTTGCTGGTAATTTCAGACCAATTCTTCAGCATAAGCGAGAAGCTCACCATTAATGATATTGTTGACTTCTCCAACTAACAGATTGGACTTGCGAAGAAGCTGACATGTGTCTATCTCAGACTCCCGCTGTTCCTCTGGCTTGGTGTGACAGTCCTGCTCACTCACAGACGGGAATGTGGGAGTTGAAATCTTACGGCTGAAATATCTCTGGATGTTGTCGAGCTCGCTCAGCTTTTTCCTGGAAGAAGAAGCTCACGTTAAATGTCACTCTTAGAGCAAACAATCTCAATCTCAACGTCTATGTGTGTATTGATACCTGAGTGCTGAAAACAGGAAGGAGCTGGAGGGGTTGATGTCAACAgcactgctgctgcagacagagTGAGATGCCGTTTGCTCTTGCAGACTCTCATGGTAAAGACGCACTTTGTCCATGTGCTCATGATGACGGTCACTCTCACTGGACCTGGGACAACTGTGAAGATGACAAGTAAATTTAGCGATGGGATTATTTCAGCATGCAGGGCCACATTTTAAACAATGGCAGAGTAATAAACAAACCTTTCAGAGAACAGTCTATCTATGTGGTCAGGTGATGAGATTTGCTGCTCGGGGTATCGGCTGATGTGAGACGGGAAGCTGCTGTATGTGGCTGTGGTATGGTAGCTGAGAGGGAAGACCTGGAATAAAGCCTGTTAATAAAAGACATTCACTGCTATTAGTCTAGACATTTGATTTAATCCAAATGAAGAAAGGAGAACATGTGGCATGCGGAGTCAGATTTCGACTCTCTCTCACCGGTGAGTTTTTGGCAGCTTCTTCATTCGCAGTTTTTCTCTGCCCACGGAGGTCTTGGACCCCCTTTAGTGGAGTGATGGACACTTTGAGTTGGCCGTGACACTGTCCGCTCAAGTCTGTGATGTTGTACCAACCACACACTGACGGGAATCCACATAGTAAGGGGGACAGGTCTACCGAGGCAAATCCAAGCACCCTCTCCATTTCTATGGGAGTAAAATACCCCAAATTAATATATCTTAATGATCAATGTAAAACGGATCATAAAGTGAAAGTACCTCCTGTACCTCCTTTGTGCCAGACTTTGAACACCAGATGTTGCTGTGGATCAACCAGAAGCTGCTTTGAAAGCCTGTAAAATTCACAAAATACATCAGACTGATATCTGATAAAACTGATTGTTTGAGTGTAATTTAAGTGTAAATTATGTGTGATATGGCACTAACCTGCACTCATGTTGATGGTCCCACACAGGGGAGTCAGTGTTGGGTACTAGAGCCGTGGACACTGGTTCATCAGAGTCAGCAGTAACATatgaaacacagcagcatggTGTCCCTTCACTGCGTTCGGCTAGTGGACAGCCTGCCAGGGAAAGATAACACGCATTATTCTTATTGCGTACAAAACAAATGGAGGAGAATAATCATTCCAGGTCACAGGCTCACCTTTCAGATTCAGGTGCATAGCTCTGTCCACTGCAACCGTCACAGGGAAGGATTCATCCACGCTCATTTCTGTGTGCTGCAAAGATGTGATGTCTGGAGTTGCTCTTGACGTTTTATGCTGGTGTTTGCTTTGTGCGTGGGAGCGTTTAGGTGTGGTGGGCGAGGGGACTTGATCTGCTGCTTCCATCTCTTCTGATAAGAGCTCCCCCTGGCTGTCAGAGTCCACCTGTTGGTCAGCTACTGCAGATGTCTTGCTAGGGGCACAACCAGCGGTCAGGGTGATGTGCACCCTGAGAGCAGCCCCCTGCAGGTCTGTTGCTGAGCGTCTGAACAGCGGATACACTCCTAGGAAACCACAAAACTGTTATTACACCCATAAATATAACTCTAACTTTACAAAAGCACTGATGATTTGCTTAATTATTGCGTAATTAATTATTTCATACCACTGAGAGTCAGCTTCTGCTTGGGTGTCTTTGCCAGCGAGGACAGTTCGACAAATGCTGATCCCACCAGGCGGTCTGTGTCACGGGGCCTCTGAGTTTTGTCTTTCTTAAAGGTAACCCACACCTGAATCTCCAGCCTTTCCTCTCGAAGGTACCACATCAAAGGTTGGGTGCTCCTCAGCTCAACTGTCCTACTTCCTTCAAAACTCACTGTGGCCTGGCCTTCCTCCCCACCCTCCATGATAGAGGGGTGTTTCATCTGAGAGCAAAAGGCATCCTGGTCATAGAATTTGTACCTGAAGTAGCAGTAGGTGGAGCGCTGCAGCTCACTGTGTCCTGGCAGAAGCAAGCAGTGGACCGGTATCCACAATCTAGGCATCGATAAGGTCAGAGACATTTTCCTCATGCTCTCTTCCCAGACTCCTTCATCATCATGCCTTCCACAGTCACTCTGGGCCATTTCCCAGCCTACGCTCCGAGCAGCTTTAatggctctctctctgtctgaatgGTGGGCGAAGCTGACCGAGATCTCAAGGCCCCCGACCAAGATGTGCTGGACCTGAGAAGGACTTGTTTCCTGAGGTATATAGACTCCAAACCAGCCGGAAATACCTTTATGTTTGAAAGAAGGAAACACAATGACTGTGTGTTCATCAGAAAATCTATTGACTGTGCAGCAATAAAGAGTGCAGCATACCTGTTCTTTTAAGAATGAGATCAGCCAGCGGTATTTTCACTGTGCCCAACATCACATCCTTAGGCTTGGAAGCATCCATTGCTGCAAAAAATAgcacagaataaataaatgaattactGCTTCAATTAACTAATAttttgaacaaaaacacaagagaaaattTGCCATCATTACATACCTTACAGAGGCTCTGTTATCAATAACAAACTAACTATGTGTACtgatttactgtcatttatcCTGTCTCATTTATCCTCTCCTGCACATTATAGACATTTGTTCTTAAAAGGATGAGCAGGACAAATTAAGAAATACTGccagataaaatgaaaaaaaaaataaaatcacttgCATGGGAAGTGTTACTGGGGCAAACTAATAACATACATTATCCAACATGTTTATAAATTAGTAACAggcataaaaaaatatttcttaaacCTTTGCGATTGTCTCTGTTCCagacagtgaaaacagcagAAGCCTCCTCCAGCTGTTCTGCCAGACTGCAGGTTTCTCCGCTGCTCCTCTGAATCAGCAGATCACAGCACACCTCCATGTGGTGGTCAAACTCCGGGCAGAAGGTCTTGGCAGCTATGCGGGTGCACCTCCTCTCACTCTCAGGCAAGAAGGAGAGCTGGACTGTTACAAATGTGTTCACTCCCACAGCAGCAAAGTAGCTGAACCTTTCATTTTGTTCTGATAATACCCtgcaaaagagagacagaggcacAATAGTAAACTGAAGACCTTGGGCCAGTGTCTGCACATATGGCAtcagttttaaaagttttaaaagctACAGAGTACTGTACTCTTAGAGTTGAGTAAACATATGTATGAGGAAGAacttagtaaaaaaaaaaaacatgagattcAACTAATATaatccattgtttttttttcctcccaaactttagattttaaaagcactacaataatgattaaatgaattcaCATTAGGGGTCTGTGGCTTGCTTTACTCTTAATAACAGTGCTAAGaggaatttctgttttttcatgtgaTAGATTGTGATAAATGATCCATCTAAAAGCCTCTAATTTTATCTTTGTATGTGTGAATTCAACTTaaacaccagatttaaaaatataaaacacataaagcTCCCAAGAGGACAGTGTGAGTGATGTACCTTGCTGCGGCCTGCAGACCAGACGCTCTGTGCACTTGAACCACGAGTGTCACAATACGAGAGGCAGCTCCTCTGCCAGTCTGTCCTTCAGGTCTCACAGGCCGATGCTTGTACCGAATGCACACATCTAGCAGGCCTGAGAGACATCACGCGATAGTCACAACATTAAAGATGCTAaatgtgtgtccacacagtattttattgtcattgatgtgtacgtgtgtttaCCTGAGGGCTGAGGCTGATGCCCTGTGGGACTGTCAGTCCTGGGAATCAGTGGCAGGGAGAACATTTGGGCTTCATCCGGATGCTGTCTCTGCATGGTGACCATGGCACACAGCTTGGACAATGGAAGCATCCCTTTGGCCACAAGCTGATCTCTGACATTTGGATAATAATATCTGCAGAAAGAAATATATCCTAAGTATgaaacatgtcattttaaacCACATATAAGTTTAAAACTGAGGTGTATGTCATGCATTATAAGGCACTGTGTTACATTCATAGCATTTTTATCATCAGTATCATCAGTTGCAGTAGAACACATACATAGAGCCTCTGCGAGTAGGAAATGTGtaggaaacacaaacaatgcaGCAAAGAAGTGTAACTCAGTCTTCTTCTAGGCTGCTTCTAAGGAAGTCAAGCTTTGGGGTATGTCAGGGCTATTTTTATtatgatatttcagttttttgcaGCTGGATCAGACAGTAAAAACCACAAACCTGCACCACACTTCAAACTGGACACCCCCTCCACTGCTCAGGCCTTGACTTGAAAGAGAGCTGAGCAGCAGCCTCTGGACAGGCACTCCCTCAGGAGCCAAAAGCACATGAGTCTCAGTATGGCCAAACAGTGGGTCAGGCACACAGAGAGTGGTAGTAGTACGAAAAGGTTTCAGGTTCATGCCTGTTGGAGATAAGATGCAGGTTAGAGTGATGCAGAGTAAAGAAAAACTTGAGGGTTTTATACAATAAAATGTCTCTTACTGCTCTCTATGAGGTTTTGGTCCACTTGTGCAGCAGGGTCACCTTCCTGACATGGGAAACTGTACTGCACGTAGCAGTCGGCCTCACCCCACACTGTAGACTGCAGCGGTGTCAACCCATTGACCTTCTCCACCCTTATCACAAACAGATGCTCTCTCATTTGCTCTTGTGCTGCACTCacctgagagagaaacacaaaggtGAAAGGAGGTGAAAGGACGTCTTCCAGCAAGACATTGCAACATGCTTGTTGGAAGGAATGACATTCTTTCATGataagaagagagagaggaaggtgaACCACTCAGTCTTAACTTTTTGAGATACAAGTATGAGAGCAGTGTTGAAACTACTTTGCTCAGTAAATCATTggtattattttaaaatggtgTCATTAATAGTAATTAATTTTTCCAAAACTGCCACTGAcctttgtttgtgcatgtggcTGGTGATCAAGCAGATGAACTGGTCTCACCAGATGAGACAAAGAGTCGTATTCTTCGTCCCTTGTACGCTGGAGGGCGATtatctgctctgattggcccaTAGCCAAAACAACCCTGAGGTTTCCTTTGCAACTACCTGAGAAGACATCAATGACTGGCATGTAGCAGTCCACCCCTAAAACGGGGTACTGTGCCTGGAGAAGAAGGTGAGCAATCTTTGGATCcctggagaggatgaagaaagagaggagatgagagaggagtTACTGGTGTCACATGCAGCCTCATCATAGCAGGTAATTTCAATTACATTTATACAAGAATTGTACAAAGAGGAATATGTGGTGGAAAACTGCTTGAGGTTAAGTTTTAGAGTTCAAGTTTCTGTTATGTGGGATGTAAGACCTTACAAACATGTTCTGTGTGGTGTACCACAGCGCCTCCCAGTGGGGAAATTAGATAAAAGAGCATGTACTTTGAATAAACACCCTACATTTTCTTAGTATTTTGCCTGCTTTGAACACAAATATCACAGCTGCTTTTGTCATTTTACCATAACAGTTACCATACAACTTGGAACATTTAATGGTCATTCACAgtttttctcactttcctcCTACTCCAACAAGTGTTTTCCCCTGTATTctgttcaaaaagaaaaagaaaaaaatgaagttagCCATGACTTGCCTAAATGACATGTAGAACTGGTGGAGAGGTAATTTAACAAGGCCGAGGAGCCGATCCTGCCCTGAGCTCCCCATCTTCTGCCACACCTCGATCACCATCACATTATTCTTCATCCTCTCCAGAAGTTTCGTTGTTAAGGCCACAGGAGTTACCTGAgacaaaaggaggaaagaaactCATTTGGCTCAGTATAATTCAGCATTCGCAACAACATAGCTGAACTATCTGCGTCTTTGCAGTCTCTgagttaaattaaaaatgaactttgCCACTAACCTGAGCAAAGTTAAAGGAAGGGTTTGCCTGACCCCAGCTGACGACAGATCTCGCCGTCTCATCGCACCAAAAGAGTTTACAGTTCAAGTACACGTTTGGAGCCTGCATGGGCCCACAGTTGAAATTCTTTCCATCTGGCACCATGAGTAAAGTATGCAACAGCACCTCGGGGTCCTCTTCCACCTGCTGCCATGAtttatgagaaaatgtgtgGAGGTCGGGATGAGGAGAGGGTACTTTTAAGGGTTTCTGCGGACTGGAAACATTCAATCTGGAGTCTACAAAAGAGCAAGCCGGTAAGTCCTCTGTGCCAGTGTCAACATTTTGAGATCTGGCGCTGGGCTCTCTCTCAGGACTGGGTACGTTGTGTGAGGGTGGTGTGTCTCTCCAGGCCAGcttgcttttccttttttcagagGAGAAGTCTTTGTTGTCTGTAACAAGTTCTAGTGACACCTGGAAAAGACATTAATATTACTTCTACATGAATATTACAGCCATTTGGAAAACAGATGTCAGACTTGGAAACAATAACGCCTGagtaaaaaacaatttattacCTTGAGAGGTCcgatttcattcatttcactgtTCCCTTCAAGGCTCTGTACAGGTAAGATGACAGACTGACTCAGCTGCTTGCTCTGCAGCAGACAGCGCAGTGGGTGAACTGCTTTACCAATGAGAACAGGCTGTAACAAGAGTTTATAATGATGAGTTTTGATGAAAGTGAATATGTGTTTCTAAGTATTtaacagaaaaaggaaataatttGGAAGCTAGAACCAATATTAATCCTTTAGAAAtgtttgtgaaaacaaactcaagaAACTCAAGCGTCATGGTCACTCATCTTTACAACATTTGAACAAATAAGAGTAACATTTGGCtacttttaatgtgttattgttACAGACGTACCTTCTTTTGGTTGCTCTTTCTTGAGTGAATCTTGAAGAGGAGGTCAGTTCCCCACCACTGTTTAACTGCTGTTGTACTTAAGTGGACAGGAAACACTGACTGCTGATGAAACTTCAcctcttaaaaacacaaaatagtgtGTGTCAGATACAGTCACAAACCTGAACAAAGactgacaaaaatgtttttttcactcaGGAGGGTTTAATTAAAGCAGGTTGTAGCTGGTCATACCTCCTCCTGTGACTTTATTGGAAACGGCTCTGGTCACATCCCCATCTGCAGCCCTACTGCGATCATGTCGACTAGAGGCGGAAGCCATCGGGAACATATACTCAACGAAAAATGTGCTAACGAAACATAGGAGACATAACAGAAGTTTCTTACTCATAGTGccaatgttattttaaatcagATGAAAACAGTTAAATATTTTGCCTACCATTTCTTGCTGGTTACTGGTTGAGGAGGTTTCCCTCTACTAGAGGTCTTTCTGGATGTGGTGGTTGTGCTGCCTGTACGTACAGTCAGGGAGTCGATGGTCACTTTTGCCAGTCGGATCAAACTCAGCTGCTCCAAACTCAGGCCAGAAGGAAAACCACCATCATCTGCAGACCGCTGAGGCTCTGAACTTGGGCTTGACAAAGTCACAACATGATAAATGTACATGTGTTCTGGATGTAAAGTAAGTGACGTGCTTTTGTTTAGTCTATTCTCAAGTACTCAAATTCAACTGTAACTAAGCTGAAGATCTGCCCTTTCAGATCAAGATCAGACCATTATTAAGAACTTTTTTTAGAGTTGgtatttttaaagatgaaaggaTAAATAAAAATCCATCTCCCTCTAGCTTCTGAAAGGAGCTTTTGCTGCTTACTCTCCAAACAGCACGGCTTAAAAAGCAAGTAAAGGCCCTTACTTTTCACTAATCTTGTGTCCAGACAGTGTTGGCTGTTTCTCAGCTCTTGGTGAGCCATGTTTTGGCTGACTTTTACTCAAGGACACTGTCGCTGTAACATCCACCTCGGTGTCATCTGGTCTGCTATCTGACAtctgaaagacaaaacaaaaatgcattcaaataaCCCTCAGCAAGAAGTAAACTGACGATGGCATTACACAAGAAACCCATGTGAAATTCATGTACTTACAGGAGTTTTGTAGAACAAGTTTTCCAGTAAGCTCTGATCATATTGTGGGTCATTGAGTTCACTATCCCCACACACACTGCTATGCCCGGAGAGAGATACAGGGGAGGAGCCTTCACCATCCCAGGGAGGTATAGGAGATGTGTTTAAGctaaacaaaaagagaaactaaaCATCTTAGGGAAAAAACCTACAAATGTCTTTAAGGAATACATTGCTTATATTTAAGTAAAGGCACATAGGTACCTGCCGAGGAGAAGATCAACAGCTCTGTTATCCATGTCAGCAGGACAGTCCAGGCCGCAATCTGAGACTACAGCAACATCATCAGAGTGCTTGAGAGTTGAATCAGCATGCAGGATATTTTGAAGAAACCTCCCAGAGGGAGAAGGAAAGGGCCTGCAGACACAAGAATAAAGTACTATAAACTGTATTACAGTGATTTAAAgcattggttttttttttctttaaaaacctTTGAAACACTAACTTGGAAGGTGGTAGGATGTTATCTTttgggagaggaagaggagtgtCTTTCAGAGTTGGGGCAGAATCCATGTCAGATTTCAAAGCTGATACCACCATAGCGTTTCTGAGTTTGTTCCCACGCTCTAGAATAACtgagatgagagaaaatgttGGGATTTTTTTAAGAAGCAGTCAGATTTATGCCTGTGTGATTATTTAAAACGGACGCATACTCTTGTTACAACAAACCTGAGAGGATATCATTGGTTGATTGGCCACAAGGTTCCTGACTTGAAGGGTTACCAGCTGTTTGACTGTTCTGAGATCTGTTTGTAGTTGGCATCTGATTCTCCAGTGACtcctctttgcttttttctttctgggCATTTTGGAAATATAAGTAATCTTTCCCTCTGAAAACAAATGCAGAATTTTAAACTTAGTACTTGATGTTATATTACCGTTCCATTacagataaacagacaaaacacaacaaaatatcaaACCTTGGTGTGTTTCTACCGCTGCCTCCCACTGATCCTTTCCCGCTGCCAGCTGAAAGCGACCTTGGCTGAGAGGGAACAATCAATGTGGTGACTTGTGGTCCTTCAATGCTGATATCTGTGGCAGGacctgagctgctgctgtcatagGCTTCAGTCAGAGGCTCCAAATTAAGGGAAACCTGTGGAGTTAACAGAAAAGGCTGTGATATTTGCTTTATAAAtggtcctctctcctctctctagaTTCATCTTTAGACACATATCAATAAACATATTAGGATGCCtcttattgtattgtatttatttatcaggaCAGTGTatagtttttaacataaatgatgcactgtaccagatttagcttcaagctaattcTCATCTGCAGccccttacaattaaaacatataacagcacaataacaaacagtacaaagcaaaaaacacacaggacacacttcacaaagccacacacaacagcacatcacgtacacccacaatgtcaaccagAAATCAACAATACAAGCATGTCAAACCAAAGGCAAGATTATTTGAGAAGACAATGAGATCAAATCCAGACTCAGTggccacagagctgagcagcaaTTATATTAATTCTGTTAATGAATAAGGTCTCAGCTGGAGTCAGCTGCTGAACAGCATCCCAGCAGTTGGTAGTGATTGTTTGGCCTGCCTTTCAACACTTCAGCAGGACATTTACTTCCCTCAATAGCAAATTTAACTGCTTTCTTAAGGTTAAGAGGAGTATCCCTA
This region of Thunnus maccoyii chromosome 6, fThuMac1.1, whole genome shotgun sequence genomic DNA includes:
- the c2cd3 gene encoding C2 domain-containing protein 3 isoform X1, whose translation is MKSRKQRSVKAGGSKKRVPSDVSPSTSLPPLVEGQLRCFLRVTISRVLWTIHKPPSATFVRLRWWGESSNGTHFFPRDGSQLSQKTIKTTACFPIRCGPKQFTSYLTDMGSLVLEVLTKPDHLPIARAQVAGISRLSLSHPISGFYTLVSPTSEKLGELQVSLNLEPLTEAYDSSSSGPATDISIEGPQVTTLIVPSQPRSLSAGSGKGSVGGSGRNTPRGKDYLYFQNAQKEKSKEESLENQMPTTNRSQNSQTAGNPSSQEPCGQSTNDILSVILERGNKLRNAMVVSALKSDMDSAPTLKDTPLPLPKDNILPPSKPFPSPSGRFLQNILHADSTLKHSDDVAVVSDCGLDCPADMDNRAVDLLLGSLNTSPIPPWDGEGSSPVSLSGHSSVCGDSELNDPQYDQSLLENLFYKTPMSDSRPDDTEVDVTATVSLSKSQPKHGSPRAEKQPTLSGHKISENPSSEPQRSADDGGFPSGLSLEQLSLIRLAKVTIDSLTVRTGSTTTTSRKTSSRGKPPQPVTSKKCTFFVEYMFPMASASSRHDRSRAADGDVTRAVSNKVTGGEVKFHQQSVFPVHLSTTAVKQWWGTDLLFKIHSRKSNQKKPVLIGKAVHPLRCLLQSKQLSQSVILPVQSLEGNSEMNEIGPLKVSLELVTDNKDFSSEKRKSKLAWRDTPPSHNVPSPEREPSARSQNVDTGTEDLPACSFVDSRLNVSSPQKPLKVPSPHPDLHTFSHKSWQQVEEDPEVLLHTLLMVPDGKNFNCGPMQAPNVYLNCKLFWCDETARSVVSWGQANPSFNFAQVTPVALTTKLLERMKNNVMVIEVWQKMGSSGQDRLLGLVKLPLHQFYMSFRDPKIAHLLLQAQYPVLGVDCYMPVIDVFSGSCKGNLRVVLAMGQSEQIIALQRTRDEEYDSLSHLVRPVHLLDHQPHAQTKVSAAQEQMREHLFVIRVEKVNGLTPLQSTVWGEADCYVQYSFPCQEGDPAAQVDQNLIESSMNLKPFRTTTTLCVPDPLFGHTETHVLLAPEGVPVQRLLLSSLSSQGLSSGGGVQFEVWCRYYYPNVRDQLVAKGMLPLSKLCAMVTMQRQHPDEAQMFSLPLIPRTDSPTGHQPQPSGLLDVCIRYKHRPVRPEGQTGRGAASRIVTLVVQVHRASGLQAAARVLSEQNERFSYFAAVGVNTFVTVQLSFLPESERRCTRIAAKTFCPEFDHHMEVCCDLLIQRSSGETCSLAEQLEEASAVFTVWNRDNRKAMDASKPKDVMLGTVKIPLADLILKRTGISGWFGVYIPQETSPSQVQHILVGGLEISVSFAHHSDRERAIKAARSVGWEMAQSDCGRHDDEGVWEESMRKMSLTLSMPRLWIPVHCLLLPGHSELQRSTYCYFRYKFYDQDAFCSQMKHPSIMEGGEEGQATVSFEGSRTVELRSTQPLMWYLREERLEIQVWVTFKKDKTQRPRDTDRLVGSAFVELSSLAKTPKQKLTLSGVYPLFRRSATDLQGAALRVHITLTAGCAPSKTSAVADQQVDSDSQGELLSEEMEAADQVPSPTTPKRSHAQSKHQHKTSRATPDITSLQHTEMSVDESFPVTVAVDRAMHLNLKGCPLAERSEGTPCCCVSYVTADSDEPVSTALVPNTDSPVWDHQHECRLSKQLLVDPQQHLVFKVWHKGEMERVLGFASVDLSPLLCGFPSVCGWYNITDLSGQCHGQLKVSITPLKGVQDLRGQRKTANEEAAKNSPALFQVFPLSYHTTATYSSFPSHISRYPEQQISSPDHIDRLFSESCPRSSESDRHHEHMDKVRLYHESLQEQTASHSVCSSSAVDINPSSSFLFSALRKKLSELDNIQRYFSRKISTPTFPSVSEQDCHTKPEEQRESEIDTCQLLRKSNLLVGEVNNIINGIQSQHLETIPSKPQSSSTTSPVGHNDPHTIPEIISSPRRASNSSHEDLSPLMSPLPKMSEEHTDSEAEEEKDNQHCPATVSEDENGEGIDDDDDEDGSSCRRDDDDGEEEEDYEEVVLKPRTLNEVTSLTDKTSPWTSIMSDPDLVSLESMEAPEEPDLSQDEEDKSQLTSQNVNLHAQQSGGKHRCSRQEEREHHQTDSFNGSAGDASDTERDGDRTLQAPDEGQVEESNMWSGDTGSSPTPERGTFTHDASCSLENQDTRLQLSVPAEVPNFFLPSHQLEASMRAIRLAPSFSQSCSDPGLNAPVHSIPRRSPRRSPRQRPDMSPLSMKKETERIAKIFAAHFEEDH